One Phycisphaerae bacterium RAS2 DNA window includes the following coding sequences:
- a CDS encoding lipid A biosynthesis lauroyl acyltransferase produces MSLESARHAYLRWVIAPTLRALGMRATTRLAAAIARGVCRMNTPGGQLARRRIVAAVGARSIATDVTVEQMYEHVARFWVEVLFTRRLMRPDRWEAMFRVDGRDQLERLATDRRGCLLATGYYGSLTMGAFALGQIFRPIHVVADTAAQPGLAAWQRDLSRIEGIRIVDRARAAREIPAVLQRGGAVLMVCEQSRRRGPGVPSRFLGADLQAYPTMERLARWYDVPVAVVTCRREPQPTRFTLALHSTHEWRAAMNEGDLTRDLLASLERAVWEEPSQYLWNVPQDGESARSSVESRAHASSRNEVTFLEPRRIAPVNG; encoded by the coding sequence ATGAGCCTTGAATCCGCTCGACACGCTTACCTGCGCTGGGTGATCGCGCCGACGCTGCGCGCGCTGGGGATGCGCGCGACGACGCGCCTTGCGGCAGCGATTGCGCGCGGTGTTTGCCGGATGAACACGCCGGGAGGGCAACTCGCGCGCCGGCGAATCGTCGCCGCGGTGGGCGCCCGAAGCATCGCTACGGATGTCACGGTCGAGCAAATGTACGAACACGTCGCTCGCTTCTGGGTGGAGGTGCTCTTCACGCGACGGCTTATGCGGCCGGACCGGTGGGAGGCGATGTTCCGCGTGGATGGGCGCGATCAACTGGAGCGGCTCGCCACGGACCGGCGCGGCTGCCTGCTGGCCACGGGTTATTACGGCAGTCTGACAATGGGAGCGTTCGCGCTGGGGCAGATTTTCCGGCCGATTCACGTTGTGGCGGACACGGCCGCGCAACCGGGCCTCGCGGCGTGGCAGCGCGATCTGTCGCGCATCGAAGGCATTCGAATTGTGGATCGCGCGCGTGCGGCGCGCGAGATTCCGGCGGTGTTGCAGCGCGGCGGGGCGGTTTTGATGGTGTGCGAGCAGTCGCGCCGTCGTGGTCCGGGGGTTCCGTCGAGATTTCTCGGAGCGGATTTGCAGGCGTACCCCACAATGGAGCGGCTGGCACGATGGTACGACGTGCCCGTGGCCGTGGTGACGTGTCGCCGCGAGCCGCAGCCGACGCGCTTTACGCTTGCGTTGCACTCGACACACGAATGGCGCGCTGCAATGAACGAAGGCGATCTGACACGTGACTTGCTCGCATCGCTTGAGCGCGCCGTCTGGGAGGAGCCATCTCAATACTTGTGGAACGTGCCGCAGGATGGCGAGTCCGCACGGTCCAGTGTGGAATCCAGGGCACACGCGTCGTCGCGAAATGAAGTCACGTTCTTAGAGCCGCGGCGAATCGCACCGGTGAACGGATAG
- a CDS encoding Glycosyl transferases group 1 — translation MSTPPVLHVLDGTCDVTTLQAVGALRARLGGADLHPLCCIHGQSARRQAEYLNELVAATPLRLGRWFHYAPRLNQLASRSGAGIVHAWGESALAAAAAIPGAGPRVVTVLDPAEARSVARVVLAAPTQVVVVAATQVIRSRLLTAGVAPTRVVVIRGPADFKAVNAAQNSELRASIAPGDGPVVLMHGPASRDGGQYYGLWAAAIVRQIHRNLRVILPYESHETKRLLRFVRSIGVEAMVIVPGDRLTWPQLAACADVFLAPAREEVCVEPLASAMAARLVIVGSAVRSIAEMIADRSNGLLVKRAEPKLLAARLLTAIEDSALARTVTDTARAQAYEVFSLRQYADNYERLYDNLRSGRPPGDGINDSAMVA, via the coding sequence ATGTCAACTCCTCCTGTCCTTCACGTATTGGACGGCACTTGCGATGTGACAACTCTGCAGGCGGTGGGTGCGTTGCGCGCGCGACTCGGCGGGGCCGACTTGCACCCCTTGTGCTGCATCCACGGGCAGTCAGCCCGGCGGCAGGCGGAATACCTGAATGAGCTGGTCGCGGCGACGCCGCTGCGCCTGGGCCGATGGTTTCATTATGCACCGCGGTTGAATCAACTTGCATCGCGCAGCGGTGCGGGCATTGTTCATGCGTGGGGAGAGTCTGCGCTGGCTGCCGCGGCGGCGATCCCTGGGGCTGGGCCGCGCGTTGTGACCGTGCTCGACCCGGCCGAAGCGCGAAGCGTCGCGCGCGTCGTGCTGGCGGCACCGACGCAAGTTGTTGTCGTCGCGGCGACGCAAGTGATTCGGTCGCGCCTGCTCACGGCCGGTGTTGCGCCGACGCGCGTCGTCGTGATTCGTGGACCGGCGGATTTCAAGGCCGTCAACGCGGCGCAAAACAGCGAACTTCGCGCATCCATCGCGCCCGGTGATGGGCCGGTGGTCCTGATGCATGGGCCGGCCTCGCGCGACGGTGGGCAGTATTACGGTCTCTGGGCGGCGGCGATTGTCAGGCAGATTCACCGCAACCTGCGTGTCATCCTGCCGTATGAATCGCACGAAACGAAGCGACTTCTGCGATTTGTCCGATCGATCGGCGTCGAAGCGATGGTCATTGTTCCCGGCGACCGGCTCACCTGGCCGCAACTCGCGGCCTGCGCCGATGTCTTTCTCGCGCCCGCACGGGAAGAGGTTTGCGTCGAGCCGCTCGCATCCGCCATGGCTGCCCGGCTGGTGATTGTCGGGTCGGCCGTTCGCAGCATCGCCGAAATGATCGCCGATCGATCCAATGGACTGCTCGTGAAGCGGGCCGAGCCGAAACTGCTGGCGGCGCGGTTGCTCACCGCGATCGAGGATTCGGCGCTCGCCCGCACCGTGACCGACACAGCCCGCGCCCAGGCGTATGAGGTCTTCAGCCTGCGCCAGTATGCCGACAACTACGAACGACTCTACGACAATTTGCGATCCGGCCGGCCGCCGGGCGACGGAATCAACGATTCGGCGATGGTGGCCTAG